One genomic region from Candidatus Binataceae bacterium encodes:
- a CDS encoding cytochrome c, translated as MNRLRKAAAAGLILGAAGLLVASPAVHAFPWSIDMFRGAAIQPMAEAPRNQPPGTLAVNGEPPMTRDVAAQVLKNPLTPTPAVLAAGKRLWINDCSPCHGEDGRGDGTVRHLLKEPAADLTAGEPTERTDGYIYATIRNGSYIMPSYGDAMSPEERWEVVLYVRSLQGKVAAK; from the coding sequence GTGAATCGGTTGCGTAAAGCCGCAGCGGCGGGTCTAATCCTGGGCGCGGCGGGACTGTTGGTGGCGTCTCCTGCGGTGCACGCCTTTCCCTGGAGTATCGATATGTTCCGCGGTGCCGCGATCCAGCCGATGGCCGAGGCCCCGCGCAATCAGCCGCCGGGGACTTTGGCGGTCAACGGCGAGCCGCCCATGACTCGGGATGTTGCGGCACAAGTGCTTAAAAATCCGCTCACTCCTACCCCCGCCGTGCTGGCGGCAGGCAAGCGGCTGTGGATCAACGATTGCAGCCCCTGTCATGGCGAGGACGGGCGCGGCGACGGTACGGTGCGCCATCTGCTCAAGGAGCCGGCGGCGGATTTGACCGCGGGCGAACCCACTGAGCGCACCGACGGCTATATCTACGCGACCATCCGCAACGGCAGTTACATCATGCCTTCGTACGGCGACGCGATGTCGCCTGAGGAGCGCTGGGAAGTGGTACTTTACGTGCGTTCATTGCAAGGGAAGGTGGCTGCGAAATGA
- a CDS encoding DUF3341 domain-containing protein, producing the protein MSEVMVIGAFADEEECIEAVHALAHAGYRKPRVFSPIPCARLLAALGHTKSPVRAIVLCGGIIGALSGFALTIGTSLYWPHYVGGKPIVSLTPFVIIAFELMILCGALSGLTGFFGLVRFPRLESAEGFLPSFAGDRFGIAVSCTENDRSKVETLLRNAGAEEVVRESVA; encoded by the coding sequence ATGAGCGAGGTGATGGTTATCGGCGCCTTCGCCGACGAAGAAGAATGCATCGAAGCCGTGCACGCGCTGGCCCACGCCGGCTATCGCAAGCCGCGGGTCTTTTCTCCAATTCCCTGCGCTAGGCTTTTGGCCGCGCTGGGCCATACCAAGAGTCCGGTGCGAGCGATTGTCCTGTGCGGTGGCATTATCGGCGCGCTCAGCGGTTTTGCCCTGACGATCGGGACGTCGCTTTACTGGCCCCATTACGTGGGGGGCAAACCCATTGTGTCGCTGACGCCATTTGTGATCATTGCCTTCGAGCTGATGATTCTGTGCGGCGCTCTGTCCGGCTTGACCGGATTTTTTGGTTTGGTGCGATTTCCCCGTCTGGAATCGGCGGAAGGATTCTTGCCCAGTTTTGCGGGCGATCGCTTTGGCATCGCCGTGTCGTGCACCGAGAACGATCGGTCCAAGGTCGAAACCCTGCTCCGCAACGCCGGCGCCGAGGAGGTTGTACGTGAATCGGTTGCGTAA
- the nrfD gene encoding NrfD/PsrC family molybdoenzyme membrane anchor subunit: MAVTKPSYREIDQAVLRTLETPGFKYWLWIGFLFLLIVWGALCWTRQIYEGLGVTGLRQPTMWAVYITNFVFWVGIAHSGTLISAILYLFRSRWRTAVYRCAETMTAFAVMTAGLFPMIHLGRVWFLYWLLPYPNQRALQPNFRSPLVWDAFAVSTYLTVSIVFLFMGLIPDVANAREASKGWRRVLYSVVSLGWQGTDEQWRHYSMLYLLLAGLATPLVLSVHSVVSWDFAMAQLPGWHSTIFAPYFVAGAIFSGCALVLTLLIPMRRWLHLEEVVTLWHMDNLAKIVLFTSIIVSYSYACESFMVWYTHDPFEMMTFHVRYMNYGFWIMIFCNCLAPLPLFSDRIRRNMPAVWVISIFVNIGMWFERFVIIAGSLSSNFVPSQWGPYQISITEFSITVGSFAWFLMLFSLFAKFLPIVSMTELKEGIGWLRQALREDSAEAA; the protein is encoded by the coding sequence GTGGCTGTTACAAAGCCGAGCTACCGCGAAATCGACCAGGCGGTACTGCGCACCCTGGAAACTCCGGGGTTCAAGTATTGGCTGTGGATTGGCTTTCTCTTTTTATTGATCGTCTGGGGGGCGCTGTGCTGGACCCGGCAGATTTACGAGGGTTTGGGCGTAACCGGGTTGCGTCAGCCCACCATGTGGGCGGTGTACATCACCAACTTTGTCTTCTGGGTTGGTATTGCTCATTCCGGAACGCTGATTTCCGCCATCCTCTACCTGTTCCGCAGCCGCTGGCGGACCGCGGTGTACCGCTGCGCCGAAACCATGACCGCCTTTGCGGTCATGACCGCCGGACTCTTCCCAATGATCCATCTGGGGCGGGTTTGGTTTCTATATTGGCTACTGCCCTATCCCAATCAGCGCGCGCTACAACCCAATTTTCGCTCGCCCTTGGTGTGGGACGCGTTTGCGGTCAGCACCTACCTGACCGTCAGCATCGTATTCCTATTCATGGGCTTGATTCCTGACGTAGCCAACGCGCGCGAAGCCTCCAAGGGCTGGCGGCGCGTCTTATACTCCGTCGTATCGCTGGGTTGGCAGGGCACCGACGAGCAATGGCGCCACTACTCGATGCTGTACTTGCTGCTCGCCGGGCTGGCCACGCCGCTGGTGCTCTCGGTTCACAGCGTGGTGTCGTGGGACTTCGCGATGGCGCAGTTGCCGGGTTGGCATAGCACCATCTTCGCGCCCTATTTCGTCGCCGGGGCTATTTTCTCGGGCTGCGCGCTGGTCCTGACCCTGCTCATTCCGATGCGTCGCTGGCTGCACTTAGAAGAGGTCGTGACCCTGTGGCACATGGACAATCTGGCCAAGATAGTCCTGTTCACTTCGATCATCGTGAGCTACTCCTATGCCTGCGAGTCCTTCATGGTGTGGTACACCCACGATCCTTTCGAGATGATGACCTTTCACGTGCGGTACATGAATTACGGCTTCTGGATCATGATTTTCTGCAACTGCTTGGCGCCGCTGCCGCTGTTTTCTGACCGCATCCGGCGCAACATGCCAGCAGTGTGGGTGATTTCGATCTTTGTCAATATCGGGATGTGGTTCGAGCGCTTCGTGATTATTGCCGGTTCGCTGTCGTCAAATTTCGTGCCCTCGCAATGGGGCCCATACCAGATCAGCATCACCGAGTTCAGCATCACTGTGGGCAGTTTTGCCTGGTTTCTGATGCTGTTCAGCCTGTTTGCCAAGTTCCTGCCGATCGTATCGATGACCGAACTGAAGGAAGGGATAGGGTGGTTGCGCCAGGCCTTGCGGGAAGACTCAGCGGAGGCAGCATGA
- a CDS encoding molybdopterin-dependent oxidoreductase has product MSGEVSRRSFLKLAAATSAAAAVPGCKPAARHLIPYVIPQDDVIPGMPTFYATACNECGAGCGVVARIREGRTIKLEGNPADPIGAGALCARGQAALQDLYNPDRLVHPKQRSHHHQLETISWDSAMAALNEALTKARAAGADRVAVIAPDMGPAHEGLIQQWLGVFNSKLRLNYEAIDYEADRAALRFCFGQEYTPIYSIDRARVLVSFGADFLETWRSPVELTRQYAAFRHPRHDAGGTNFGLAYYVGPRMSLTASRTDHWFSCRPGYEAAVALAMLRVMVEHGLVQGEAGIDASALRQFVAPYETAKVAQMAGVKAELIERMAQDFGRADGAIAMAGTNDSATHVAVWLLNAASGNIGKTVALSAPSATTTSPERRAEILRAMNAGSVDVALIINSNPQFTLPAAAHFADALGKVSTVVWAGGVPDETAQLAHLLLPIHHWLEDWGDAQPRAGVNLLRQPTMTPVVYSRALGQILCDSARAAGNPMPYADTQALVRAKWSQLQKSQAVSGDFEQFWDNSLRHGGVFNPTPVSAVNVQPGALQTPISLPEAPEAGALTMVSYPHIFWYDGRGADKPWLQEIPEPVNQVVWDSWVEIHPDTAQKLDVVEGDLLQLTANGVTIEQPAHLTRGVDPAALGVPIGQGHTHYGRYASNRGANPWPMLPAGRLSVAVKATRSGMRRSLVSALYSPNMMDRPLVETMKFTDFQAGIVPKPWEEPLPQPWETYPDVDYPVHKWGMTIDLNACTGCSACVAACYAENNVPVVGKEQVAKSRIMSWIRIERYIPNTDDAPPLYTMPMLCQQCDHAPCEPVCPVFASSHNDEGLNLQVYNRCVGTRYCENNCTYKVRRFNWFNPEFPSPLNLQLNPDVTVRGAGVMEKCTFCVQRIRAAEVVARVEDRDLRDGEIVPACAQACPARAITFGDTKHEDYAVMQRRADNQIRTYRALEPLNTRPAITYLRQVYRPRGEV; this is encoded by the coding sequence ATGTCAGGCGAAGTCTCACGACGCTCCTTTCTTAAACTGGCTGCCGCCACCAGCGCGGCGGCGGCGGTACCCGGGTGCAAACCCGCGGCCCGCCATCTGATTCCCTACGTCATTCCCCAGGACGACGTAATTCCGGGGATGCCGACCTTTTACGCCACGGCTTGCAACGAATGCGGGGCGGGTTGCGGTGTGGTCGCACGGATACGCGAAGGGCGCACGATTAAGCTGGAGGGCAATCCCGCCGATCCTATCGGCGCCGGCGCGCTGTGTGCCCGCGGTCAGGCGGCTTTGCAGGACCTTTACAATCCCGACCGTTTGGTCCATCCCAAGCAGCGCTCGCATCATCATCAGTTGGAAACCATCAGCTGGGATAGTGCCATGGCCGCCCTCAACGAGGCCCTGACCAAGGCGCGTGCCGCCGGTGCCGACCGGGTCGCCGTGATCGCTCCCGACATGGGTCCGGCTCATGAAGGGCTGATCCAGCAATGGCTGGGGGTTTTCAATTCCAAACTGCGGCTTAACTATGAAGCCATCGACTATGAGGCCGACCGCGCCGCGCTGCGTTTTTGCTTCGGGCAGGAATACACGCCGATCTATTCGATCGACCGGGCGCGGGTGTTGGTCTCTTTCGGCGCCGATTTTCTGGAAACTTGGCGCTCACCGGTGGAGTTAACCCGCCAATACGCCGCCTTCCGCCATCCCCGTCACGACGCTGGTGGAACCAATTTCGGACTTGCCTACTACGTCGGACCGCGCATGAGTCTAACCGCATCGCGCACCGACCATTGGTTCTCGTGTCGACCCGGCTACGAGGCTGCGGTGGCGTTGGCGATGCTACGGGTGATGGTCGAGCATGGCCTGGTGCAAGGCGAGGCGGGCATCGATGCCAGCGCGCTGCGCCAATTCGTCGCCCCCTATGAAACCGCCAAAGTGGCCCAAATGGCTGGGGTAAAGGCCGAGCTGATTGAGCGCATGGCTCAGGATTTCGGCCGTGCCGACGGCGCGATCGCGATGGCTGGGACCAACGACAGCGCTACTCACGTTGCGGTCTGGCTGCTCAACGCCGCAAGCGGCAATATCGGCAAAACCGTAGCCCTGAGCGCACCATCAGCAACCACCACCTCGCCTGAGCGGCGGGCCGAAATCTTACGCGCGATGAACGCCGGCTCGGTGGACGTAGCGCTGATTATCAACTCCAATCCGCAATTCACCCTACCTGCCGCCGCCCATTTTGCCGACGCGCTGGGCAAGGTTTCTACCGTGGTGTGGGCGGGCGGCGTACCCGACGAAACCGCCCAGCTCGCGCACCTGTTGTTGCCAATCCATCATTGGCTGGAAGACTGGGGCGATGCGCAACCGCGCGCGGGCGTCAATCTGCTGCGTCAACCGACCATGACGCCGGTGGTTTACAGCCGTGCGCTAGGCCAGATTCTGTGTGACTCGGCCCGCGCCGCCGGCAATCCGATGCCTTACGCCGACACCCAGGCGCTGGTGCGAGCCAAGTGGTCGCAGTTACAGAAAAGCCAGGCCGTAAGCGGTGATTTCGAGCAGTTCTGGGACAATTCGCTGCGCCATGGCGGGGTATTCAATCCCACCCCGGTAAGCGCCGTCAACGTGCAGCCAGGCGCGCTCCAGACTCCAATTAGCCTGCCCGAGGCACCCGAAGCCGGCGCGCTCACGATGGTTTCCTATCCACATATCTTCTGGTACGACGGGCGTGGCGCGGACAAGCCCTGGTTGCAGGAGATTCCCGAGCCGGTCAATCAGGTGGTCTGGGATTCCTGGGTGGAAATCCATCCCGACACGGCACAAAAGCTGGACGTGGTCGAAGGCGACCTGCTTCAGTTGACCGCCAACGGGGTGACGATCGAACAGCCAGCACATTTGACGCGAGGGGTCGATCCGGCTGCGCTTGGGGTGCCGATCGGTCAGGGGCATACCCATTACGGTCGCTATGCCAGTAATCGTGGCGCCAATCCCTGGCCAATGTTGCCGGCGGGGCGTTTGAGCGTAGCGGTCAAGGCGACGCGCTCAGGCATGCGCCGCAGCCTGGTCAGCGCCCTGTATTCGCCCAACATGATGGACCGGCCGCTGGTGGAGACCATGAAATTCACCGACTTCCAGGCTGGCATCGTGCCCAAGCCGTGGGAGGAGCCGTTGCCACAGCCGTGGGAAACCTACCCGGACGTCGATTATCCGGTGCACAAGTGGGGGATGACGATCGATCTCAACGCTTGCACCGGGTGCAGTGCCTGCGTGGCGGCCTGTTACGCCGAAAACAACGTACCTGTGGTGGGCAAGGAGCAGGTGGCCAAGAGCCGGATCATGTCGTGGATTCGGATCGAGCGCTACATTCCCAACACTGACGACGCGCCGCCGCTGTACACCATGCCGATGCTCTGCCAGCAGTGCGATCACGCGCCTTGCGAGCCGGTTTGTCCGGTGTTTGCCTCCTCGCACAACGACGAAGGGCTCAACTTGCAGGTTTACAACCGTTGCGTGGGCACCCGTTATTGCGAAAACAACTGTACCTACAAGGTGCGCCGTTTCAACTGGTTCAATCCGGAATTTCCTAGCCCCCTCAATCTCCAGCTCAATCCCGACGTGACCGTGCGGGGAGCCGGGGTGATGGAGAAATGCACTTTCTGCGTGCAGCGGATTCGAGCCGCCGAAGTTGTGGCGAGGGTAGAGGATCGAGATTTGCGCGACGGCGAGATTGTGCCAGCCTGCGCGCAGGCCTGCCCCGCGCGTGCGATTACTTTCGGCGACACCAAGCATGAAGATTACGCGGTGATGCAGCGGCGAGCGGACAATCAGATACGCACTTATCGAGCGCTCGAGCCGCTCAACACCCGCCCGGCGATAACCTATTTGCGCCAGGTCTATCGGCCCAGAGGAGAAGTCTGA
- a CDS encoding cytochrome c3 family protein, translating into MNAKIGALVVALLVLVTGVGVALFSQRPWAPLPNVVQPIPFSHRIHAGVNKIPCEYCHEYARRSENSGVPPVQRCEGCHAGVAEQAALQPVRKPWIDRQQAPFEIRWNRVYTLPDFVRFWHMPHIHAGLACQTCHGPVETMDRVTPTIEINMGFCIDCHKSRGVSTQCSTCHY; encoded by the coding sequence ATGAATGCGAAAATCGGCGCGCTGGTAGTGGCGCTCCTGGTCCTGGTAACTGGAGTAGGGGTCGCGCTGTTTTCGCAGCGGCCGTGGGCGCCGTTGCCCAACGTGGTGCAGCCGATTCCGTTCAGTCATCGTATCCACGCGGGGGTCAATAAAATCCCCTGCGAATATTGCCACGAATACGCGCGCCGCTCGGAGAACTCCGGGGTTCCGCCGGTCCAGCGTTGCGAGGGCTGTCATGCCGGAGTCGCCGAACAAGCGGCGCTTCAGCCGGTTCGCAAGCCCTGGATCGATCGGCAGCAAGCGCCCTTCGAGATTCGCTGGAATCGCGTCTATACCTTGCCCGATTTCGTCCGCTTCTGGCACATGCCCCATATCCATGCCGGGTTGGCTTGTCAGACTTGCCATGGGCCGGTTGAAACGATGGACCGGGTTACCCCCACGATCGAGATAAACATGGGTTTTTGCATTGACTGCCACAAGAGCAGGGGCGTCAGCACTCAATGCTCGACGTGCCACTACTAG
- a CDS encoding cytochrome c, with the protein MYKLVEFCRGLPRAGFKAFTLAALALGGVLLLQSGARAFTQEQVNKGQETFRLQCARCHGPDGQGMGDVYKGLTAPQLIGPGALTVNPRPYQVMRHFQFHTVSDIYDFASAVMPADQPASLTADEYWDIIAYILDANGEKPNGEQLNEADAGRMSLAKLQQRLGSGGSLSPALDNGGGTGGPNTPVIEGQQSK; encoded by the coding sequence ATGTATAAGCTTGTCGAATTTTGTCGGGGTCTGCCCCGCGCCGGGTTCAAGGCTTTCACGCTAGCGGCGCTGGCATTGGGCGGCGTGTTGCTCCTGCAAAGCGGAGCGCGCGCCTTCACTCAAGAGCAGGTCAACAAGGGTCAGGAGACCTTCCGCCTGCAATGCGCGCGCTGCCATGGTCCCGATGGCCAGGGAATGGGCGACGTCTATAAAGGCCTCACTGCTCCCCAGCTAATCGGACCCGGCGCGCTGACCGTCAATCCGCGGCCCTATCAGGTGATGCGCCATTTTCAGTTCCACACCGTCAGCGACATTTATGACTTCGCCTCGGCGGTGATGCCTGCGGATCAACCTGCCAGCCTGACCGCCGATGAATATTGGGACATCATCGCCTATATCCTGGATGCCAACGGTGAGAAGCCCAACGGCGAGCAGCTTAATGAGGCGGATGCCGGGCGGATGTCGCTGGCCAAGCTGCAGCAGCGGCTGGGTAGCGGGGGCTCGTTGTCGCCCGCACTCGATAACGGCGGCGGCACAGGTGGTCCCAACACCCCGGTGATCGAAGGCCAGCAGAGCAAGTAG
- a CDS encoding YifB family Mg chelatase-like AAA ATPase, producing the protein MLASIMSSALAGVDAYRVEVEADIASGLPGFRTVGLAEGAVRESQERVKAAIKNAGFDFPNRRITVNLAPADTRKEGSAFDLPMALGIMAASDQIKRDRLKEYLIMGELALDGRIKAIKGALSSALLARRERFSAVLLPRDNAAEAAVIGEGPTIYGVESLGEVVEFLHGLRPLTAVRGDPGEVLRNAGHYPVDFSEVRGQEQAKRALEVAAAGGHNALMIGPPGSGKTMLAKRLPTILPDLTFEEAIETTKVHSAMGLLDGQALVTTRPFRAPHHTISDAGLIGGGPMPRPGEVSLAHHGVLFLDELPEFRKNVLEVLRQPLEDGRITISRVMGSLTFPAHVMLVAAMNPCPCGFFTDPQHECACTPMMVQRYRSRISGPLLDRIDIHVEVPGVKYRELAERQRAESSATIRQRVGDARQLQLQRLAGHRLYCNAQMGAAELEQYCRIDGAGERLLELAINRLGLSARAYARILKVARTIADLEGGGPIAATHISEAIQYRSLDRAVA; encoded by the coding sequence TTGCTTGCCAGTATCATGTCCAGCGCGCTTGCTGGAGTTGACGCTTACCGGGTTGAAGTCGAAGCGGATATCGCCAGTGGTCTCCCCGGTTTTCGCACCGTCGGGTTAGCCGAAGGTGCGGTGCGCGAGTCCCAGGAGCGGGTCAAGGCAGCAATTAAGAATGCGGGATTCGATTTTCCCAACCGTCGGATAACGGTCAATCTGGCGCCTGCCGACACGCGCAAGGAGGGGTCGGCCTTCGACTTGCCGATGGCGCTGGGGATCATGGCGGCCAGCGATCAGATTAAACGAGATCGTTTGAAAGAATATCTGATCATGGGTGAATTGGCGCTGGACGGTCGCATCAAAGCAATCAAGGGGGCGCTTTCAAGCGCCCTGCTGGCGCGGCGGGAACGCTTCAGCGCGGTCCTGTTGCCGCGTGACAACGCGGCGGAAGCCGCGGTGATCGGCGAGGGGCCGACCATTTACGGGGTGGAAAGCCTCGGCGAGGTAGTGGAATTTCTGCATGGCTTGCGGCCGCTGACCGCGGTGCGCGGCGACCCGGGCGAGGTGTTGCGCAACGCCGGCCACTATCCGGTGGATTTCAGTGAGGTGCGCGGTCAGGAGCAAGCCAAAAGAGCCTTGGAAGTGGCGGCGGCGGGTGGCCACAACGCGCTGATGATTGGGCCGCCGGGGTCGGGTAAGACGATGCTGGCCAAGCGGCTACCCACCATCCTACCCGACCTCACCTTCGAGGAAGCGATCGAAACCACCAAGGTGCATAGCGCGATGGGGCTGCTCGATGGCCAGGCGCTCGTCACTACGCGCCCCTTTCGTGCACCCCATCACACGATTTCCGATGCCGGGTTGATCGGTGGCGGCCCGATGCCGCGGCCGGGTGAAGTCAGTCTGGCCCATCACGGCGTGCTGTTTTTGGACGAGTTACCGGAGTTTCGCAAAAACGTGCTGGAGGTGCTGCGTCAGCCGCTAGAGGACGGGCGAATCACGATCTCGCGCGTGATGGGGAGTTTGACCTTTCCCGCCCACGTGATGCTAGTAGCAGCGATGAATCCTTGTCCGTGCGGCTTTTTCACCGATCCACAGCATGAATGCGCTTGCACACCCATGATGGTACAGCGCTACCGCTCGCGGATCTCGGGGCCGTTGTTGGATCGGATCGATATCCACGTTGAGGTGCCCGGGGTGAAGTACCGCGAGCTGGCCGAGCGGCAACGCGCGGAGTCCTCGGCGACGATTCGCCAACGCGTGGGAGATGCGCGCCAGTTGCAGCTCCAGCGCCTGGCCGGCCATCGGTTGTATTGCAATGCCCAGATGGGGGCGGCGGAGTTGGAGCAATACTGCCGCATCGATGGCGCGGGCGAGCGCCTGCTGGAGTTGGCGATCAATCGATTGGGGCTGAGCGCGCGCGCCTACGCTCGGATTTTGAAAGTGGCCCGCACTATCGCGGATCTGGAGGGCGGCGGGCCGATCGCGGCCACGCATATCAGCGAGGCCATCCAGTACCGCTCGCTGGACCGGGCGGTAGCCTGA
- a CDS encoding pirin family protein, whose translation MIAIRKSQERGLTKTSWLNSRHTFSFADYHDPKFMGFRSLRVINEDQIGPGGGFPTHHHSDMEILTYLVSGGLEHKDSLGNGSVIRPGEIQRMTAGTGIAHSEFNHSRAEPAHLLQIWLLPAQSGLTPGYEQRSFNPLPGALLPLAGPNAPATGVTIHQDATLAVGLLQPNQTLELGLRAGRFGWLQVVRGALRLGELQLKAGDGAALDSQETALLRASAATELLWFDLA comes from the coding sequence ATGATTGCGATTCGAAAAAGCCAGGAGCGGGGACTAACCAAAACCAGTTGGCTTAACAGCCGCCATACTTTTTCCTTCGCCGACTACCATGATCCGAAATTCATGGGGTTTCGCAGCTTGCGCGTGATCAACGAGGACCAAATTGGCCCTGGCGGCGGATTTCCCACCCATCATCATAGCGACATGGAGATTTTAACTTACTTGGTAAGTGGCGGCCTCGAGCACAAGGACAGCCTGGGTAATGGCTCGGTTATACGACCAGGGGAGATCCAACGCATGACCGCCGGCACCGGAATCGCCCACAGCGAGTTCAATCACTCGCGCGCCGAGCCGGCTCATCTGTTGCAAATCTGGCTGCTGCCCGCGCAAAGCGGCCTGACTCCCGGCTATGAACAGCGCAGCTTCAATCCGCTGCCGGGCGCGTTACTGCCTTTGGCCGGCCCAAACGCACCAGCCACGGGGGTAACGATCCATCAGGACGCAACCTTGGCGGTGGGCTTACTCCAACCAAACCAGACTCTCGAACTAGGTTTGAGAGCAGGCCGCTTTGGATGGTTACAGGTCGTGCGTGGCGCGCTGCGCTTGGGCGAGCTGCAGCTTAAGGCCGGCGACGGCGCGGCGTTGGATTCCCAAGAAACGGCGCTGCTTCGGGCCAGCGCTGCGACCGAGCTGCTCTGGTTCGATTTGGCCTGA